In Streptomyces hawaiiensis, one genomic interval encodes:
- a CDS encoding helix-turn-helix transcriptional regulator, protein MLGAVETRSVSPVFVGRAEELGTLHDALVRAREGEPQALLIGGEAGVGKTRLVEEFTAAARRRGAVVALGGCVEIGADGLPFAPFSTALRALRRELPGELTAAAAGQEEELARLLPELGESRTGRHDEDGMARLFELTARLLERVAAEHTVVLALEDLHWADASTRHLLSYLFRTLRTGRLVVLATYRSDDIHRRHPLRPLLAELDRLRTIRRLELARFNRDEVGRQVAGILAQEPEPDQVDAIFERSDGNAFFVEELAVAAHEGCRTGLADSLRDLLLVRVEGLPESAQQVARIVAEGGSTVEYRLLSAVARLAEDDLIEALRAAVNASILAPAPGGDGYRFRHSLVREAVSDDLLPGERSRLNRRYAEALESDPALVPADQRATRLASYWYHAHDAAKALPAVLEASVEARRRHAYSEQLRLLERAMELWDAAPDDVRRTLRPVDYAEVYPPCGCDPATTPLRYLDLLAEAAVAGRLCGERERALKITKRALRLLDDEDDSLRTAWFWIQRSRLVQRLARGDGWKEIATAQDLVRGLPPSEVHAEVLATVAHWSMLREPGPEALTAAERAVEYARMVGADEIESNARLTLGGLMVEAGQIEAGLAHLYEVRDEVVARGLAAVVGRSHVNLPSTLEGIGRSEEAVDILREGLRLTCRMRLTESEGWVRGNLAESLISLGRWDEAAEAAVSAQRHGQTAAPYGAGANSLAFLALARGQVPEAARHLAEARASYGPHDPMPQHDLPISCLTIAVAAAEGRLADARAELARTLESGFPLGTQRYAWPLLLQAATAEADARALPAARDGREQVLDGIFGTVKRLTTHAPVWLAHEQWVRAELHRAEGRSAPDTWSEVVTAFEPLGRPYDLARVRYRLAESLLTCGGEDERERATELLRLAHTVARHLGARPLADAATALGRRARLPLTPAAEPGPGPADPVEALGLTSRERDVLRLVAAGHTNRRIAQELFISPKTASVHVSNILGKLGVSGRGEAAAVAHRLGLFPAEMLMPGPAG, encoded by the coding sequence ATGCTCGGGGCCGTGGAGACCAGGTCCGTCAGCCCCGTGTTCGTCGGCCGTGCCGAGGAACTGGGCACGCTGCACGACGCGCTCGTCCGCGCCCGCGAGGGCGAGCCGCAGGCGCTGCTCATCGGCGGGGAGGCCGGAGTCGGCAAGACCCGCCTGGTCGAGGAGTTCACCGCCGCCGCCCGCCGCCGCGGGGCGGTGGTCGCACTCGGCGGCTGCGTGGAGATCGGCGCCGACGGGCTGCCCTTCGCCCCCTTCTCCACCGCACTGCGCGCCCTGCGCCGCGAACTCCCCGGTGAGCTGACCGCCGCGGCCGCCGGCCAGGAGGAGGAACTGGCGCGGCTGCTGCCCGAGCTGGGCGAGTCGAGGACCGGACGGCACGACGAGGACGGCATGGCCCGCCTCTTCGAGCTCACCGCCCGCCTGCTGGAGCGGGTCGCCGCCGAGCACACCGTCGTGCTCGCCCTGGAGGATCTGCACTGGGCCGACGCCTCCACCCGTCATCTGCTCTCCTACCTCTTCCGCACCCTGCGCACCGGCCGCCTCGTCGTCCTCGCCACCTACCGCTCCGACGACATCCACCGCCGCCACCCGCTCAGGCCCCTGCTCGCCGAACTCGACCGGCTCCGCACGATCCGCCGCCTCGAACTCGCCCGCTTCAACCGCGACGAGGTGGGCCGCCAGGTCGCCGGGATCCTCGCCCAGGAACCCGAGCCGGACCAGGTCGACGCGATCTTCGAACGCTCCGACGGCAACGCCTTCTTCGTCGAGGAACTCGCCGTCGCCGCCCACGAGGGCTGTCGGACGGGCCTGGCCGACTCCCTGCGCGACCTGCTGCTCGTCCGCGTGGAAGGGCTGCCGGAATCCGCCCAGCAGGTCGCCCGGATCGTCGCCGAGGGCGGCTCCACCGTCGAGTACCGGTTGCTGTCCGCCGTCGCCCGGCTCGCCGAGGACGATCTCATCGAGGCCCTGCGGGCCGCCGTGAACGCCAGCATCCTCGCCCCCGCACCCGGCGGCGACGGCTACCGTTTCCGCCACTCCCTGGTCCGCGAGGCCGTCAGCGACGACCTTCTCCCCGGCGAACGCTCCCGCCTCAACCGCCGCTACGCCGAAGCACTGGAGAGCGACCCGGCCCTCGTCCCCGCCGACCAGCGGGCGACGCGCCTGGCCAGCTACTGGTACCACGCCCACGACGCCGCCAAGGCCCTGCCCGCCGTCCTCGAAGCCTCCGTCGAGGCCCGCCGGCGCCACGCCTACTCCGAGCAACTGCGGCTTCTGGAACGGGCGATGGAGCTGTGGGACGCCGCCCCCGACGATGTACGCCGGACCCTGCGCCCCGTCGACTACGCCGAGGTCTACCCGCCCTGCGGCTGCGACCCCGCCACCACCCCGCTGCGCTATCTGGACCTGCTGGCCGAGGCGGCCGTCGCCGGACGGCTCTGCGGAGAGCGCGAACGGGCCCTGAAGATCACCAAGCGGGCACTGCGCCTGCTGGACGACGAGGACGACTCCCTGCGCACCGCCTGGTTCTGGATCCAGCGCTCCCGGCTGGTGCAGCGGCTCGCCCGGGGCGACGGCTGGAAGGAGATCGCCACCGCGCAGGACCTGGTCCGCGGCCTGCCGCCGTCCGAGGTGCACGCCGAGGTGCTGGCCACGGTCGCGCACTGGTCGATGCTCCGCGAGCCCGGCCCGGAGGCCCTGACGGCCGCCGAGCGGGCCGTGGAGTACGCGCGCATGGTGGGCGCCGACGAGATCGAGTCCAACGCCCGGCTCACCCTCGGCGGACTCATGGTCGAGGCCGGGCAGATCGAAGCCGGGCTCGCCCACCTGTACGAGGTCAGGGACGAAGTGGTGGCCCGTGGTCTCGCGGCCGTCGTGGGGCGCAGCCATGTGAACCTGCCCTCCACCCTGGAAGGCATCGGGCGCTCCGAAGAGGCCGTGGACATCCTGCGCGAGGGCCTGCGGCTCACCTGCAGGATGCGACTGACCGAGTCCGAGGGCTGGGTCCGGGGCAACCTCGCCGAGTCGCTCATCTCCCTGGGCCGCTGGGACGAGGCCGCCGAGGCGGCCGTCAGCGCCCAGCGGCACGGGCAGACGGCCGCGCCCTACGGAGCCGGCGCCAACAGCCTGGCGTTCCTCGCACTCGCCCGGGGCCAGGTGCCCGAGGCCGCCCGCCATCTCGCCGAGGCCCGCGCCTCCTACGGCCCGCACGACCCCATGCCGCAGCACGACCTGCCGATCTCCTGCCTCACCATCGCCGTCGCCGCCGCCGAGGGCCGCCTGGCCGACGCCCGCGCCGAACTGGCCCGCACCCTGGAGTCCGGCTTCCCGCTCGGCACCCAGCGCTACGCCTGGCCGCTGCTGCTCCAAGCGGCCACCGCCGAGGCCGACGCCCGGGCCCTGCCCGCCGCCCGTGACGGCCGCGAGCAGGTCCTGGACGGCATCTTCGGCACCGTCAAGCGCCTCACCACCCACGCCCCCGTCTGGCTCGCCCACGAACAGTGGGTCCGCGCCGAACTGCACCGCGCCGAGGGCCGGAGCGCCCCGGACACCTGGTCGGAGGTGGTCACCGCCTTCGAACCCCTGGGCCGGCCCTACGACCTCGCCCGCGTCCGGTACCGCCTGGCCGAGTCCCTGCTGACGTGCGGCGGCGAGGACGAGCGCGAGCGTGCCACGGAACTGCTCCGCCTCGCCCACACCGTCGCCCGGCACCTCGGCGCCCGGCCGCTCGCCGACGCCGCCACCGCGCTCGGCCGGCGTGCCCGCCTCCCGCTCACCCCCGCCGCGGAGCCCGGCCCCGGGCCGGCCGACCCCGTCGAGGCCCTCGGCCTCACCAGCCGGGAACGGGACGTGCTGCGCCTGGTCGCCGCCGGCCACACCAACCGCCGCATCGCGCAGGAGCTGTTCATCTCGCCGAAGACCGCGAGCGTGCACGTCTCCAACATCCTGGGCAAGCTCGGTGTCTCCGGGCGGGGCGAGGCCGCGGCGGTGGCGCACCGGCTGGGGCTGTTCCCGGCCGAAATGCTCATGCCCGGCCCGGCGGGCTGA
- a CDS encoding DUF6191 domain-containing protein: MFEELFSPGRKHTRDEQNRLELTREDVGDGDPGRGPIDLASGKVVVRPSGEEPEH, translated from the coding sequence GTGTTCGAGGAACTGTTCTCGCCCGGGCGCAAGCACACCCGCGACGAGCAGAACCGCCTGGAACTGACCCGTGAGGACGTCGGGGACGGCGACCCCGGACGCGGGCCGATAGACCTGGCGTCCGGGAAGGTCGTCGTACGCCCGTCCGGCGAGGAGCCCGAGCACTGA
- a CDS encoding PQQ-dependent sugar dehydrogenase: MIVPRRAVPTVLAAALLLTAGCSSDGGGSSGEDESTSPSRTAPGSSTPPRQAAEETPPARGSVKVVRTVAEGLESPWGLAPLPGGGLLVASRDDGTILRVDEKTGRKTELGEVPGVSAAGEGGLLGIALSPDYASDHMVYAYFTSASDNRVVRMIYNEQKPSGEQLGAPDTVFKGIPKGFIHNGGRIEFGPDKMLYVGTGESGETGLSQDKDSMGGKILRLTPEGEPAPGNPFPDSPVYSYGHRNVQGLAWDGKQRLFASEFGQDTWDELNAIKPGDNYGWPEAEGESDDSQFHNPIDQWSTAEASPSGIAHAEGSIWMAGLRGKRLWRIPLNGTEASAEPQAFLEGEYGRLRTVVPAGGDRLWLVTSNTDGRGSPKDGDDRILELRVS, from the coding sequence ATGATCGTGCCACGTCGAGCCGTCCCGACCGTGCTGGCCGCCGCGCTCCTGCTGACGGCCGGCTGCTCCTCCGACGGCGGAGGATCGTCCGGCGAGGACGAGAGCACCTCACCGAGCCGTACGGCGCCGGGGTCGTCCACGCCGCCGCGGCAGGCCGCCGAGGAGACACCTCCCGCCCGGGGCTCGGTGAAGGTGGTGCGCACCGTCGCCGAGGGCCTGGAGTCCCCCTGGGGTCTCGCTCCGCTGCCGGGCGGCGGCCTGCTCGTCGCCTCCCGGGACGACGGGACGATCCTCCGAGTCGACGAGAAGACCGGCAGGAAGACCGAACTGGGCGAGGTGCCGGGGGTCTCGGCGGCCGGCGAGGGCGGCCTCCTCGGCATCGCCCTGTCCCCCGACTACGCCTCGGACCACATGGTCTACGCCTACTTCACCTCTGCCTCCGACAACCGCGTCGTCCGCATGATCTACAACGAGCAGAAGCCCTCCGGCGAGCAGCTCGGCGCGCCCGACACGGTCTTCAAGGGCATCCCCAAGGGCTTCATCCACAACGGTGGCCGCATCGAGTTCGGCCCCGACAAGATGCTGTACGTGGGCACGGGCGAGAGCGGCGAGACCGGCCTGTCCCAGGACAAGGACTCCATGGGCGGCAAGATCCTGCGCCTGACCCCGGAGGGCGAGCCGGCGCCGGGCAACCCGTTCCCGGACTCGCCGGTGTACTCCTACGGCCACCGCAATGTGCAGGGCCTCGCCTGGGACGGAAAGCAGCGGCTGTTCGCCTCGGAGTTCGGCCAGGACACCTGGGACGAGCTCAACGCGATCAAGCCGGGTGACAACTACGGCTGGCCGGAGGCCGAGGGCGAGTCCGACGACTCGCAGTTCCACAACCCGATCGACCAGTGGAGCACGGCCGAGGCCTCCCCCAGCGGCATCGCCCACGCCGAGGGGTCGATCTGGATGGCGGGCCTGCGCGGCAAGCGGCTGTGGCGCATCCCGCTGAACGGCACCGAGGCCTCGGCCGAGCCGCAGGCCTTCCTGGAGGGCGAGTACGGCCGGCTGCGCACGGTGGTGCCGGCGGGCGGCGACCGGCTGTGGCTGGTGACCAGCAACACGGACGGCCGGGGCAGCCCGAAGGACGGGGACGACCGGATCCTGGAGCTGCGGGTGAGCTAG
- a CDS encoding aldo/keto reductase, whose product MERRTIGAAALAVGAVGLGCMPMSWAYSASRRRGDESLRAVHRALDLGASLLDTADMYGPFTNELLVGRALKERRSDAFVSTKVGLLVGDQHIVANGRPGYVKRACDASLRRLQTDVIDLYQLHRADPEVPVEETWGAMAELVQAGKVRALGLCAVGARAGRRSGARLHDGTIRQLERVQQVFPVSAVQAELSVWSPEALETLLPWCRTRGVGFLAAMPLGNGFLTGRLRPGAGFEADDPRARHPRFTAEMMAANQPVVAGLRRVARRHGTDVTPAQVALAWVLAQGPHVVPVPGTKQERWVTENTAAAALRLTPDDLREIAKLPPAQGSWD is encoded by the coding sequence GTGGAGCGCAGGACGATCGGCGCGGCGGCGCTCGCGGTGGGGGCCGTCGGACTCGGGTGCATGCCGATGAGCTGGGCCTACAGCGCGTCGAGGCGGCGCGGCGACGAGTCGCTCAGGGCGGTGCACCGGGCGCTCGACCTGGGCGCGTCCCTGCTGGACACGGCCGACATGTACGGCCCCTTCACCAACGAGCTCCTGGTGGGGCGGGCGTTGAAGGAGCGGCGGTCCGACGCGTTCGTGTCGACGAAGGTCGGGCTGCTCGTGGGCGACCAGCACATCGTCGCCAACGGCCGCCCCGGGTATGTGAAGCGGGCCTGCGACGCGTCGCTGCGGCGGCTCCAGACGGACGTCATCGACCTCTACCAGCTGCACCGGGCCGACCCCGAGGTGCCGGTGGAGGAGACCTGGGGCGCGATGGCGGAGCTCGTCCAGGCCGGGAAGGTACGGGCGCTCGGCCTGTGCGCGGTGGGGGCGCGGGCCGGCCGCCGGTCCGGGGCCCGGCTGCACGACGGGACGATCCGCCAGCTGGAGCGGGTGCAGCAGGTCTTCCCGGTGAGCGCGGTGCAGGCGGAGCTGTCGGTGTGGTCGCCGGAGGCGCTGGAGACCCTGCTGCCGTGGTGCCGGACGCGGGGCGTGGGTTTCCTCGCCGCGATGCCGCTGGGCAACGGCTTCCTGACCGGCAGGCTGCGGCCCGGCGCGGGCTTCGAGGCGGACGACCCGCGCGCCCGGCACCCCCGCTTCACCGCCGAGATGATGGCCGCGAACCAGCCGGTCGTCGCGGGACTGCGCCGGGTGGCCCGCCGGCACGGCACGGACGTCACGCCCGCCCAGGTCGCCCTCGCGTGGGTGCTGGCCCAGGGCCCGCACGTGGTCCCGGTGCCGGGTACGAAGCAGGAGCGCTGGGTCACGGAGAACACGGCCGCGGCGGCACTGCGACTGACCCCCGACGATCTCAGGGAGATAGCGAAGCTGCCGCCCGCCCAGGGGTCGTGGGACTGA
- a CDS encoding 2-hydroxyacid dehydrogenase has product MTADVWLPIPPDEIEGLPEGPDYRFWDGGEDFPADPADCAFYVVPYMKPSPLCVRPMGRMSNVQVVQTLSAGIDHVEPGLGHLPAGVRLCNARGVHEASTGELTLALILASLRGIPDFVRAQDRGEWLGGFRPALADKNVLIVGYGSIGEAIEDRLVPFEVARVARVARSERTTARGPVHPLTELPALLPEADVVILSTPLTETTRGLAGADFLSRMKDGALLVNVARGPVVDTKALLAELESGRITAALDVTDPEPPAREHPLWRAPGVLISPHVGGPTSAFFPRAKRLLVDQLNRYVNREPLRNVILTTGASTD; this is encoded by the coding sequence ATGACTGCTGACGTGTGGCTGCCCATCCCGCCGGACGAGATCGAGGGACTCCCCGAGGGCCCGGACTACCGCTTCTGGGACGGCGGGGAGGACTTCCCCGCGGACCCGGCCGACTGCGCCTTCTACGTCGTCCCCTACATGAAGCCCAGCCCGCTGTGCGTGCGCCCCATGGGGCGGATGAGCAACGTCCAGGTCGTGCAGACCCTCTCCGCCGGGATCGACCACGTGGAGCCGGGGCTCGGGCACCTGCCCGCGGGCGTGCGGCTGTGCAATGCGCGCGGGGTGCACGAGGCCAGCACCGGCGAGCTCACCCTCGCGCTGATCCTGGCCTCGCTGCGCGGGATCCCCGACTTCGTCCGCGCACAGGACCGGGGAGAGTGGCTGGGCGGGTTCCGGCCCGCGCTCGCCGACAAGAACGTCCTCATCGTGGGGTACGGCTCGATCGGCGAGGCCATCGAGGACCGGCTCGTTCCGTTCGAGGTGGCGCGGGTGGCGCGCGTCGCGCGCTCCGAGCGCACCACGGCGCGCGGTCCGGTGCATCCGCTCACCGAACTTCCCGCGCTGCTGCCGGAAGCGGACGTCGTCATCCTGTCCACGCCGCTCACCGAAACCACCCGCGGCCTGGCCGGAGCCGACTTCCTGTCCCGGATGAAGGACGGCGCGCTCCTCGTCAACGTCGCCCGCGGCCCCGTCGTCGACACCAAGGCCCTGCTCGCCGAACTCGAGAGCGGCCGCATCACCGCCGCCCTGGACGTCACCGATCCGGAGCCGCCGGCGCGCGAGCACCCCCTGTGGCGTGCGCCGGGGGTACTCATCAGCCCCCACGTCGGCGGACCCACCTCCGCGTTCTTTCCGCGCGCCAAGCGGCTCCTGGTGGACCAGTTGAACCGTTATGTGAACCGGGAGCCGCTCCGCAACGTGATCCTTACGACGGGTGCATCAACCGACTGA
- a CDS encoding putative bifunctional diguanylate cyclase/phosphodiesterase, giving the protein MSAPPTPTLDGALRAQPPSPGALLPRTPVAGHRPGLALQLVLALVCAGYAVGSALGWGSYEVALFMGDFGLSAAAATAAVSCFVSARSRRTRFRPAWLLFGLSSAMAALGNLVWGWYEVVLGLPVPTPSYADLFFLCFAPPAIVGLLVLAKRPVTKAGWVCLGLDAWLIGGSLLTLAWSLALAQAAKSEGPGVAHTALSLAYPLLDIALVSMVLALHFRRSAVNRSAVNTAIGALALTVMCDALFTSPLMHHDYRSGQLLDAGWFAGSLLLAYAPWAAPRAEGDRHGQDRHGGTGHTRVVHEHVPGQRSGPHHPMPLPGAEHSRYPAARPISGSLAALTPYLAAAVCTLGILYNVLNGRSVDRVVLLTGGTVVLALVVRQGIMLLDNITLTQELAQKENHFRSLVQGSSDVIMIAAPSGVLRYVSPAAAGVYGRPAEELVGTELAHLIHPEDLGCVVHEVRRFLAANPVEEPTTRIECRFRSGGGGTSRSSETESGAGWLNVESTVNCHHGGLIFNSRDVTERVRLQAQLQHNAEHDPLTDLPNRALFTKRVQHALSGRRASDRGVALRNTAVLFIDLDGFKAVNDTIGHQAGDELLVQAARRLQESVRHGDTASRLGGDEFAALIAGDNTRDRDARERHILELADRLRTTLSQPYLIDGNDVRVNASIGVAFAEAGLGAGELLRNADLAMYRAKAGGKGRVELYKPQMQQDVVRKAELATRLRAALHDGEFALLHQPVVSLEDGRIASVAAQARWRSSQGVLFTPAEFLRVAEDSDKTAELGRWLIEEAVEQAAERHATGLSVPVVVRMSARRLLDRSMPLGSIEALLTRHGLPSGSLIIELSDADPRVSLDELERRLGALRRVGVRIALDGFGSGYAAITALRRLPVDILKLDRGLVEGVVESARLHKITSGLLRIAGDLGLKSVADGVDLPEQVIALRAMGCTHGQGMAFSGPLDEYRLRRALASGHYPVPNGPVEPAFAGGAPRVYSSGVSAVIGGGTALRSHNETPVPPT; this is encoded by the coding sequence GTGAGCGCGCCCCCCACCCCCACGCTGGACGGAGCGCTGCGGGCACAGCCTCCGTCACCGGGCGCGCTGCTGCCCCGCACGCCGGTCGCCGGCCACCGGCCGGGCCTGGCCCTCCAACTCGTCCTCGCCCTGGTCTGCGCGGGATACGCCGTCGGTTCCGCGCTCGGCTGGGGTTCGTACGAAGTGGCACTGTTCATGGGCGACTTCGGCCTGAGCGCCGCGGCCGCCACCGCCGCCGTCTCGTGCTTCGTCTCCGCCCGCAGCCGCCGCACCCGCTTTCGGCCCGCCTGGCTGCTGTTCGGCCTCTCCTCGGCCATGGCCGCCCTGGGCAACCTGGTCTGGGGGTGGTACGAGGTGGTCCTGGGACTGCCCGTGCCCACTCCCAGCTACGCCGACCTGTTCTTCCTCTGCTTCGCGCCGCCCGCGATCGTCGGACTGCTCGTGCTCGCCAAGCGGCCGGTCACCAAGGCCGGCTGGGTCTGTCTCGGGCTGGACGCCTGGCTGATCGGCGGCTCGCTGCTGACGCTGGCCTGGAGCCTCGCCCTCGCCCAGGCCGCGAAGTCCGAAGGGCCGGGCGTGGCGCACACCGCGCTGTCGCTGGCGTACCCGCTGCTCGACATCGCGCTGGTCAGCATGGTGCTCGCCCTGCACTTCAGGCGGTCCGCGGTGAACCGCTCCGCGGTCAACACCGCCATCGGCGCCCTCGCGCTGACCGTGATGTGCGACGCCCTGTTCACCTCGCCGCTCATGCACCACGACTACCGCTCCGGCCAGCTGCTCGACGCGGGCTGGTTCGCCGGTTCGCTGCTCCTGGCGTACGCCCCGTGGGCCGCGCCCCGCGCGGAGGGCGACCGGCACGGCCAGGACCGGCACGGCGGGACGGGACACACCCGCGTGGTGCACGAGCACGTGCCGGGGCAGCGCAGCGGCCCCCACCACCCGATGCCCCTGCCGGGCGCCGAGCACAGCCGGTACCCGGCCGCCCGGCCCATCTCCGGCTCCCTCGCCGCCCTCACGCCGTATCTCGCGGCCGCCGTGTGCACCCTGGGGATCCTCTACAACGTCCTCAACGGCCGCAGCGTCGACCGCGTGGTCCTGCTGACCGGGGGCACGGTGGTGCTCGCGCTGGTCGTGCGCCAGGGCATCATGCTGCTCGACAACATCACCCTCACCCAGGAACTGGCGCAGAAGGAGAACCACTTCCGCTCCCTGGTGCAGGGCTCCAGCGACGTCATCATGATCGCCGCACCCAGCGGCGTCCTGAGGTACGTCTCCCCGGCCGCCGCAGGTGTGTACGGCCGCCCGGCGGAGGAACTGGTGGGTACGGAACTGGCCCACCTCATCCACCCCGAGGACCTGGGCTGCGTCGTGCACGAGGTGCGCAGATTCCTCGCCGCCAACCCGGTCGAGGAACCCACCACGCGCATCGAGTGCCGGTTCCGCTCGGGTGGTGGGGGCACCTCCCGCTCGAGCGAAACCGAGAGTGGGGCAGGCTGGCTGAACGTCGAGTCGACCGTCAACTGCCATCACGGCGGCCTCATCTTCAACAGCCGGGACGTGACCGAAAGGGTGCGCCTGCAGGCCCAGTTGCAGCACAACGCGGAGCACGACCCGCTCACGGACCTGCCCAACCGCGCCCTGTTCACCAAGCGCGTCCAGCACGCCCTCTCGGGCCGCCGCGCCTCCGACCGGGGTGTGGCCCTGCGGAACACGGCCGTGCTGTTCATCGACCTGGACGGCTTCAAGGCCGTCAACGACACGATCGGGCACCAGGCCGGGGACGAGCTGCTCGTCCAGGCCGCCCGCAGACTCCAGGAATCCGTCCGGCACGGCGACACCGCGTCCCGGCTCGGCGGGGACGAGTTCGCGGCCCTGATCGCCGGGGACAACACCCGCGACCGGGACGCCCGGGAGCGGCACATCCTGGAGCTCGCCGACCGCCTCAGGACGACGCTGTCCCAGCCCTATCTGATCGACGGCAACGATGTCCGTGTCAACGCCTCCATCGGCGTGGCCTTCGCGGAAGCGGGCCTCGGCGCGGGCGAACTGCTGCGCAACGCGGACCTGGCCATGTACCGCGCCAAGGCCGGCGGCAAGGGGCGCGTCGAGCTGTACAAGCCGCAGATGCAGCAGGACGTCGTCCGCAAGGCGGAGCTCGCCACCCGCCTGCGGGCCGCGCTGCACGACGGGGAGTTCGCCCTGCTGCACCAGCCGGTGGTGTCCCTGGAGGACGGCCGGATCGCGTCGGTGGCCGCGCAGGCACGCTGGCGCTCCTCCCAAGGGGTGCTCTTCACCCCGGCGGAGTTCCTGCGGGTGGCCGAGGACAGCGACAAGACCGCCGAGCTGGGCCGGTGGTTGATCGAGGAGGCCGTCGAGCAGGCCGCCGAACGGCACGCGACCGGGCTGTCCGTACCGGTCGTCGTACGGATGAGTGCCCGCCGGCTGCTGGACCGGTCGATGCCGCTCGGCTCGATCGAGGCGCTGCTCACGCGGCACGGGCTGCCGTCCGGGTCGCTGATCATCGAGCTGTCCGATGCCGACCCGAGGGTCTCGCTGGACGAGCTGGAGCGGCGTCTGGGCGCCCTGCGGCGGGTCGGCGTACGGATCGCGCTCGACGGGTTCGGAAGCGGCTACGCGGCGATCACGGCCCTGCGGCGGCTCCCCGTCGACATCCTGAAGCTCGACCGCGGACTGGTCGAGGGTGTCGTCGAGTCGGCGCGCCTGCACAAGATCACCAGCGGACTGCTGCGCATCGCGGGCGACCTCGGGCTGAAGTCCGTGGCCGACGGGGTGGATCTGCCCGAGCAGGTCATCGCCCTGCGCGCGATGGGCTGCACGCACGGCCAGGGCATGGCGTTCTCCGGGCCGCTCGACGAATACCGGCTGCGCCGGGCGCTCGCATCCGGTCACTATCCGGTGCCGAACGGGCCGGTCGAACCGGCGTTCGCGGGCGGCGCCCCGCGGGTGTACAGCTCGGGTGTGTCCGCAGTCATCGGAGGCGGCACGGCCCTTCGCTCACATAATGAGACTCCCGTCCCACCCACTTGA